The Lichenihabitans psoromatis genomic interval GATACAACGGTCGGGCGCGACCTCCATTTTGCGAGCCGCATAAAGAAAGATATCCGGCGCCGGCTTCCCCCGTGCCACCTGATGGGAGCTGAACACCGCCTCGTCGAAATAGCCTGCGAGGCCCGTCAATTCGAGACTGAGCCGGATCCGCTCCGGGTTGGACGACGAGGCGACGCATCGCTTGACGCCGTCGAGACGATCGAGGAACGCCTTGACGCCCTGCGTCGGTTGCAGGTCGCGCTCGAAGGCGCGTCGGGTCGCTGGCCAGAGTGCCTCGGTCACCCCATCCGGAATATCCATGTGGGTCGCTTGCGCGATCTTCTGCAGAACGTCGGCCTGCTTCATGCCGAAGCAGTCGGCCACCATGGCGGTCGTGGCCGGCACACCCGCGCGGTTGAGCACGTCGACGAAAGCTGCGAACGCCAGTTGCTCGCTATCGACCAGGACGCCGTCACAGTCGAAAATCAGCAAATCGCAATACGCCAGCATCATGGCCCCCTTGTCCCGTCTCAAGCGACCTAAGGGGTGGA includes:
- a CDS encoding HAD family hydrolase, with the protein product MMLAYCDLLIFDCDGVLVDSEQLAFAAFVDVLNRAGVPATTAMVADCFGMKQADVLQKIAQATHMDIPDGVTEALWPATRRAFERDLQPTQGVKAFLDRLDGVKRCVASSSNPERIRLSLELTGLAGYFDEAVFSSHQVARGKPAPDIFLYAARKMEVAPDRCIVIEDSVFGAEGGAAAGMRVIGYVGGSHIPSGHAAGLLAAGAASVEATWSDVAQRIGLGMR